ATTTGATGTCCCGGAATCTAGACCAACAGATACCAGGTCCAAGTTTCGATCCCGATCCTTCTGACCTCGCAGAAAGCTTCGCGTTCTTCATCGACTTCCTTGAGCAAAACACCGATTGAGAACACTCGCCTCCAACGTCCGCAATTGGGGTCGTTAGCGGACGTTGAGACCTCGCTCTCGCTCAACGGCTGCTTTAATCTGGGGCGAAACCAAGAGCGGACCGTCCGCTACCGGCCCGGAGGTCTTATCAGACCAAATGCACCGACCGTTAAGGAGGGAAGGGTAGGGCGGGTCTTGTCAGACCAAATGCACCGACCGTTAGGGAGGGAAGGGTAGGGCGGCACAATGCCTCGTCGCAAAGTCGCACCTTCACCCTTCCGCTACTTCAACTCTTCGCCGGAAATCATCCGCCTGGCGGTGATGATGTATGTGAACTACCCGCTGTTGCTGCGTAACGTCGAGGACCTGCTGTTCGAGCGCGGCATCGACATCACGCACGAGACCGTGCGCTACTGGTGGAACCGGTTCGGCCCGCTGTTCGCCGGCGACATCCGCCGACAGCGTGTGTCGAGGATGCGCGGCTTTCGACATTGGAAATGGCACCTCGACGAAATGGTGGTGAAGGTGAACGGCAAACACCGTTATCTCTGGCGCGCCGTCGATCACGAAGGCGAGATCCTTGAGAGCTATGTCACGAGGGAGCGCGACAAGCAGGCTGCGCTCCGCTTCATGAAGAAGGCGCTGAAGCGTTACGGCAGGGCCGAGACGATCATCACCGACGGCCTTCGCTCCTACGCAGCAGCCATGAGTGACCTCGGTAATGCCGGCCGCCAGGAGGTCGGTCGTCATCTCAACAACCGGGTCGAAAACTCACACTTACCGTTCCGACGAAGAGAGCGGGCGATGCAGCGGTTCCGACAGGTGAAGAGCTTCCAGAAGTTCGCTTCCGTCCACGCCAACGTCCACAATCACTTCAATACCGAACGTCACCTTGTCGATCGCAACACCTTCAAACAGTGCCCCTCAGCAGCCCTGGCCGAGTGGCGGCAGCTGATGGGCTGAACCCGCGCCTCAAAGACATAGCTGTGCACAAACGTAGGAAAGTGCGACTTAGTCTGACAGCACCTCTGTTCGGCTATCTCTATCCCAACAGCCCCGCTCGTATGGCTTTGAGCGCGGCGCGGGTGCGGTCGCGGGCATCGAGCTTGAGCAGGAGGTTCGACACGTGATTTTTCACCGTGCCCTCGGCGATCTCCAGCGCGTCGGCAATTTCGCGGTTGCTGCAGCCGGCGCAAATGAGATGGAGGACGTCCTGTTCGCGCGACGTCAGGGGCTCGATCGCCTCGTCCCGCCTCCCCGGGGCCGGG
The nucleotide sequence above comes from Sphingomicrobium arenosum. Encoded proteins:
- a CDS encoding IS6 family transposase, which produces MPRRKVAPSPFRYFNSSPEIIRLAVMMYVNYPLLLRNVEDLLFERGIDITHETVRYWWNRFGPLFAGDIRRQRVSRMRGFRHWKWHLDEMVVKVNGKHRYLWRAVDHEGEILESYVTRERDKQAALRFMKKALKRYGRAETIITDGLRSYAAAMSDLGNAGRQEVGRHLNNRVENSHLPFRRRERAMQRFRQVKSFQKFASVHANVHNHFNTERHLVDRNTFKQCPSAALAEWRQLMG